In Salinibacterium sp. ZJ70, one DNA window encodes the following:
- a CDS encoding TRAP transporter substrate-binding protein: protein MKHSTKRAFALGAAALMATGLVACSSDAPATGGDDSSISPMSLTLGHAYAPDSLQHRAAEQLAELVSEKTDGAVTISVFPSAQLGSWEEMQEGLEIGSVDIVIESLGSLERYTDLAAIEGLPFLYEDADHFFEVWDGDMADDILTAVREDSGFLLIGDLYRGGRQLNSTRLVESPDDLNGLKLRVPNQQTYISTWQALGAAPTPMALNEVFSALEQGAIEGQENPIDVVRFNSFYEVAPFVAETNHLFGNFHFQLWGDTFDSWPAAVQEALRAAADEVSSSYRETSIAEAADHKQYLTGEGVTFSTIDIAEWRAPVSDLVSAANPQVREWAEAIIALR, encoded by the coding sequence ATGAAGCACAGCACAAAGCGCGCCTTCGCCCTGGGCGCCGCGGCGCTCATGGCGACCGGCCTCGTGGCCTGCTCGTCCGACGCTCCGGCGACCGGCGGCGACGACTCGAGCATCTCGCCGATGTCGCTCACCCTCGGCCACGCGTACGCGCCTGACTCGCTGCAGCACCGCGCGGCCGAGCAGCTCGCCGAGCTCGTCTCCGAGAAGACCGACGGCGCCGTGACCATCAGTGTCTTCCCCTCCGCTCAGCTCGGCAGCTGGGAGGAGATGCAGGAGGGCCTCGAGATCGGCTCGGTCGACATCGTCATCGAGAGCCTCGGTTCGCTCGAGCGCTACACCGACCTCGCCGCCATCGAGGGTCTGCCGTTCCTCTACGAGGACGCCGACCACTTCTTCGAGGTGTGGGACGGCGACATGGCCGACGACATCCTCACCGCCGTGCGCGAGGACTCCGGCTTCCTCCTCATCGGCGACCTCTACCGCGGCGGCCGTCAGCTCAACTCGACGCGTCTCGTGGAGAGCCCGGATGACCTCAACGGCCTGAAGCTCCGTGTCCCGAACCAGCAGACCTACATCTCGACGTGGCAGGCGCTCGGCGCCGCGCCCACGCCGATGGCCCTCAACGAGGTCTTCTCGGCTCTCGAGCAGGGTGCGATCGAGGGTCAGGAGAACCCGATCGACGTCGTGCGCTTCAACTCGTTCTACGAGGTCGCGCCGTTCGTCGCCGAGACGAACCACCTCTTCGGCAACTTCCACTTCCAGCTGTGGGGCGACACGTTCGACTCGTGGCCGGCTGCCGTGCAGGAGGCGCTGCGCGCCGCCGCCGACGAGGTGTCGTCGTCCTACCGCGAGACCTCGATCGCCGAGGCCGCTGACCACAAGCAGTACCTGACGGGTGAAGGCGTGACCTTCTCCACGATCGACATCGCCGAGTGGCGTGCGCCGGTCTCGGACCTCGTCTCCGCCGCGAACCCGCAGGTTCGCGAGTGGGCCGAGGCGATCATCGCCCTTCGCTGA
- the otnK gene encoding 3-oxo-tetronate kinase, producing the protein MTSTPWLGVVADDYTGATDLAGMIARQGLRVVQYLGVPDEVLAADVDCVVVALKNRSTPAAEAVAEAREAAEWLRELGVAQLYFKYCSTFDSTDAGNIGPVGDALADLVDARAVVFCPATPEHGRTTYLGHHFVHDTLLSESPLRDHPLNPMRDPDLRRVLARQTSTPVTHLPLSVVQSGAAAAALDAHTERAYVIADAATDDDVRAIARAVASAPLVTGGAALAAMLAELHIAERADAAPASVEIPAGRAVVLAGSCSAATRRQLDRLGAHQPRFQIDAYALDRGEDVVGAALAFVAEHADALPIVAASSDPETVARVQSDLGLERSARLVEDALGRIARGVADAGIRRILVAGGESSGAVVNGLGVRALHIGREVAPGVPWTVSAGDERIGLLLKSGNFGGDDVFTTALEMADAS; encoded by the coding sequence ATGACCTCCACCCCGTGGCTCGGAGTCGTCGCCGACGACTACACCGGCGCGACCGACCTCGCCGGCATGATCGCGCGCCAGGGCCTGCGCGTCGTCCAGTACCTCGGGGTTCCCGACGAGGTGCTCGCCGCCGACGTCGACTGCGTCGTCGTCGCGCTCAAGAACCGCTCGACGCCCGCCGCAGAGGCGGTCGCCGAGGCCCGCGAGGCAGCCGAATGGCTCCGCGAGCTCGGCGTCGCACAGCTCTACTTCAAGTACTGCTCCACGTTCGACTCGACCGACGCGGGCAACATCGGACCCGTCGGAGACGCGCTCGCCGATCTGGTCGATGCGCGCGCCGTGGTCTTCTGCCCCGCGACTCCCGAGCACGGGCGCACGACCTACCTCGGTCACCACTTCGTGCACGACACCCTGCTGTCCGAGTCGCCGCTGCGCGACCATCCCCTCAACCCCATGCGCGACCCCGACCTGCGCCGCGTGCTCGCGCGCCAGACGTCGACCCCGGTCACGCACCTTCCGCTCTCCGTCGTGCAGTCCGGAGCCGCGGCCGCCGCGCTCGACGCGCACACCGAGCGCGCGTATGTGATCGCGGACGCCGCGACCGACGACGACGTGCGCGCCATCGCCCGCGCGGTCGCATCCGCTCCGCTCGTCACGGGCGGTGCCGCTCTCGCCGCGATGCTCGCCGAGCTGCACATCGCGGAGCGCGCAGACGCCGCACCCGCCTCGGTCGAGATCCCCGCCGGCCGCGCAGTGGTGCTCGCCGGAAGCTGCTCCGCGGCGACCCGGCGCCAGCTCGACCGCCTGGGCGCCCACCAGCCGCGCTTCCAGATCGACGCCTACGCGCTCGACCGCGGTGAGGATGTCGTGGGTGCGGCCCTCGCGTTCGTCGCCGAGCACGCCGATGCCCTGCCGATCGTCGCCGCCTCGAGCGACCCCGAGACGGTCGCTCGTGTGCAGAGCGACCTCGGGCTCGAGCGCTCCGCGCGTCTCGTCGAGGATGCCCTCGGCCGCATCGCGCGCGGCGTCGCCGACGCCGGCATCCGCCGCATCCTCGTCGCAGGCGGCGAGTCCTCCGGTGCTGTCGTCAACGGTCTCGGCGTGCGCGCCCTGCACATCGGCCGCGAGGTCGCTCCCGGAGTGCCGTGGACGGTCTCCGCGGGGGACGAGCGCATCGGCCTCCTGCTCAAGTCGGGCAACTTCGGCGGCGACGACGTCTTCACGACCGCACTCGAGATGGCGGACGCGTCGTGA
- a CDS encoding class II aldolase/adducin family protein, producing MSLVEEWRRIADAGRLLGSAGLTPGTTGNVSVRVADGILTSGTGTRLGALGADDWALIDIDGQALDGIRPTKEAGLHAGIYRRRADVGAIVHLHSPAALAVSCLAALAVDEPLPAYTPYFVMRVRGLGTVDYFRPGHADLAGAVALALGERDAVLLRRHGLITVGATLADAVAAAEELESACALHLELAGRDVMPLSQAEIAELRSH from the coding sequence GTGAGCCTCGTCGAGGAGTGGCGTCGGATCGCGGACGCCGGTCGGCTGCTCGGTTCCGCGGGACTCACGCCCGGCACCACCGGCAACGTCTCCGTGCGAGTCGCTGACGGCATCCTGACCTCGGGCACCGGCACGCGCCTCGGAGCCCTCGGCGCGGACGACTGGGCGCTCATCGACATCGACGGGCAGGCGCTCGACGGCATTCGGCCCACCAAGGAGGCCGGGCTCCACGCCGGAATCTACCGGCGCCGTGCCGATGTGGGGGCGATCGTGCACCTGCACTCGCCCGCCGCTCTCGCGGTGTCGTGTCTGGCAGCTCTTGCGGTCGACGAGCCGCTTCCGGCCTACACGCCCTACTTCGTGATGCGCGTCCGCGGTCTCGGCACGGTCGACTACTTCCGCCCCGGGCACGCCGACCTCGCCGGCGCCGTCGCGCTGGCGCTCGGCGAACGAGACGCCGTCCTCCTGCGCCGCCACGGCCTCATCACCGTCGGCGCGACGCTCGCGGATGCGGTGGCGGCGGCCGAAGAGCTCGAGAGCGCGTGCGCGCTCCACCTCGAGCTCGCCGGGCGCGACGTCATGCCGCTCAGCCAGGCGGAGATCGCCGAACTCCGCAGCCACTGA